In Candidatus Poribacteria bacterium, a genomic segment contains:
- a CDS encoding energy transducer TonB codes for MSNRSSGIITQMQERRAARKKPKRFVALKKVSLDESQQHGISTAQTNLPKHPITQIHVGRSSAAFGVAMVFHALIAIIIGVFYIADRIEFEQETFDISIVTEDVKTKRRFIRREVPKFKEARQDPQQVRVQRPVKTFTDQPLSNDAFAIHQGLETTGDLTTPTDEGPNFIEVNRGFVKPTTTVEPDTKAPAFEIQREATTLIDKLNTTAPDAALGLDSVNFKSEPGVIKPQVKFLAEKKYPEAASKAGKEGEVLLQVTIDENGVPTDIVALTDIGFGFEEAAIAMLRKSTFRPATKAGKPISLQVQIPVTFTLKDRK; via the coding sequence ATGAGTAACAGAAGTTCCGGTATAATCACTCAGATGCAGGAGCGCCGCGCCGCGCGTAAAAAACCGAAACGTTTTGTTGCCTTAAAAAAAGTTTCGCTTGATGAAAGCCAGCAGCACGGCATTTCTACGGCACAAACGAACCTGCCAAAACATCCTATTACACAAATACACGTCGGACGCAGTTCCGCGGCGTTTGGCGTCGCGATGGTGTTTCATGCCCTCATAGCGATCATCATTGGTGTCTTCTATATCGCGGATCGGATTGAATTTGAACAAGAGACGTTCGACATCAGTATCGTCACCGAAGACGTAAAAACCAAACGCCGGTTCATACGTAGGGAAGTCCCGAAGTTTAAGGAGGCAAGACAGGATCCGCAGCAAGTCCGTGTCCAACGCCCCGTGAAGACTTTCACTGACCAGCCTTTATCGAATGATGCATTTGCAATCCATCAGGGCCTTGAGACGACAGGGGACCTCACCACACCCACCGATGAGGGACCAAATTTTATAGAGGTCAATCGCGGTTTTGTAAAGCCCACAACGACTGTTGAACCCGATACAAAGGCACCGGCATTTGAGATACAGCGTGAGGCAACAACACTGATTGACAAGCTGAATACCACGGCTCCGGATGCAGCCCTTGGATTGGATAGTGTGAATTTTAAGAGCGAGCCGGGTGTCATTAAACCGCAGGTCAAGTTCCTGGCAGAGAAGAAATATCCAGAGGCTGCATCAAAGGCAGGCAAAGAAGGCGAAGTGCTTTTACAGGTAACTATTGATGAGAATGGCGTTCCGACGGATATTGTAGCACTTACAGATATTGGATTTGGATTTGAGGAGGCGGCGATTGCGATGTTGCGGAAGAGCACTTTTCGCCCGGCTACGAAGGCTGGAAAACCCATCAGTCTGCAAGTTCAAATACCTGTGACTTTTACGCTTAAAGATAGAAAGTAG
- a CDS encoding DUF433 domain-containing protein, with translation MNRITFNPEQCGGRPCIRGMRIRVTDVLDLLAAGLSFQEILDEMPLLEYEDIVACLQFASRKINHPVIAA, from the coding sequence ATGAACAGAATAACTTTTAATCCGGAGCAATGCGGTGGACGTCCCTGTATCCGAGGGATGCGGATTCGGGTAACAGATGTCTTAGATTTGCTGGCCGCTGGACTTTCTTTTCAAGAAATCCTTGATGAAATGCCACTGCTGGAATACGAAGACATTGTTGCGTGTCTCCAATTCGCCTCACGAAAAATTAATCATCCTGTAATTGCCGCATGA
- a CDS encoding formylglycine-generating enzyme family protein, with protein sequence MGTDIEPFYGTALANSEHAKLDEAPMHVRFLGAYLIEQYPVTNAAYAAFVKETSHPPPPHWTNGNFSPEAANLPVVHVSWHDSKAYAEWAGKRLPTEAEWEKACRGPDGRIYPWGNIFVADESASTETPAETLQILTAHLTPVGVRPATVSPYGVGEVAGNVWEWTADWYQPYSDSKPLKQGMDDKHKALRGGSWLEVRDGTAERYFRCANRLHAPPDYAAGNIGFRCVSDVPPEQVTESVHIPVEPLADYVKQRKLSNLRLLQKRAQKNSLKDAFIAVLLIGGAIYGIVAKPELVVGAVTAGILGVGFLFSASVNFWRRWCAIARAKQVESVF encoded by the coding sequence ATGGGCACTGATATTGAACCCTTCTATGGGACTGCTTTAGCCAACTCAGAGCATGCCAAACTTGATGAAGCTCCGATGCATGTCCGTTTTCTCGGCGCATACCTCATTGAGCAGTATCCGGTGACCAACGCAGCGTATGCGGCTTTTGTAAAGGAAACAAGTCATCCCCCACCGCCACATTGGACAAATGGGAACTTCTCACCTGAAGCGGCAAATCTTCCGGTTGTCCACGTCAGCTGGCATGATAGCAAGGCGTATGCAGAATGGGCAGGCAAGCGGTTACCGACAGAAGCGGAATGGGAGAAAGCCTGTCGCGGTCCCGATGGACGGATTTATCCGTGGGGCAATATTTTCGTTGCTGATGAATCTGCATCTACAGAAACGCCAGCAGAAACTTTACAGATTCTGACAGCACACCTCACGCCTGTAGGCGTTCGTCCTGCGACAGTCAGCCCTTACGGTGTCGGTGAGGTGGCAGGAAATGTCTGGGAATGGACTGCGGATTGGTATCAACCTTATTCTGATTCAAAACCGCTTAAACAAGGGATGGACGATAAACACAAAGCCTTGCGTGGTGGGTCCTGGTTAGAAGTGCGTGATGGCACGGCGGAACGCTATTTTCGGTGTGCCAATCGCTTGCATGCCCCACCAGACTATGCCGCCGGGAACATTGGTTTTCGGTGTGTGTCCGACGTGCCACCTGAACAGGTTACCGAGTCGGTGCATATTCCTGTGGAACCCCTTGCGGACTATGTAAAGCAACGGAAGTTAAGCAACCTACGGCTCCTTCAAAAACGGGCTCAAAAGAACAGTCTGAAAGATGCCTTTATTGCCGTCCTGCTCATCGGAGGCGCGATCTACGGTATTGTGGCGAAGCCTGAGTTGGTAGTGGGTGCTGTGACAGCAGGTATTCTTGGGGTTGGATTTCTTTTTAGTGCCAGCGTGAATTTCTGGCGGAGATGGTGTGCAATCGCGCGAGCAAAACAAGTAGAGTCGGTTTTTTAA
- a CDS encoding phytanoyl-CoA dioxygenase family protein: MNPLCLEHCLTETEKQQFEDNGFFAVEDAIPQEMVDKLVAAVDRVGAAHLGKNELPSDARFNLLDFVGRDDSFIELLDWPTTFPKVWGILGWNIKLYHSHLIVLPPLPIEERDKFQRLGWHQDSGRLNFELEGEPRPRISLKVAFFLTDTSVPGRGNFSVVPGSQKSNTLEMPDDPTADPEGAISVFAKPGTAVFFDRRLWHAAGRNSSDITRKVLFYGYSYRWLQPRDDMTVEHYMDRSDPIRQQILGKSTGGHGFTSPSEKDVPLRAWIQENLGSDSVAR, from the coding sequence ATGAACCCGCTATGTTTGGAACACTGTTTGACCGAAACAGAAAAACAGCAATTTGAAGACAACGGTTTCTTTGCGGTTGAGGATGCCATCCCACAGGAGATGGTTGATAAGTTGGTCGCCGCTGTTGACCGAGTCGGGGCAGCGCATCTGGGGAAAAATGAGCTCCCGTCCGATGCGCGTTTCAACCTCCTCGATTTTGTCGGCAGAGACGATAGTTTCATCGAGCTGCTTGATTGGCCCACGACCTTTCCGAAAGTCTGGGGAATTTTGGGGTGGAACATCAAACTCTACCATTCACATCTGATTGTGCTACCGCCGCTGCCAATAGAAGAGCGCGATAAATTCCAACGCCTCGGTTGGCACCAAGACAGCGGCAGGCTCAATTTTGAATTGGAGGGTGAGCCGCGACCGCGGATATCGTTGAAGGTAGCATTTTTCCTCACCGATACATCCGTGCCGGGACGCGGCAATTTCTCTGTAGTACCGGGTAGTCAGAAATCGAATACATTAGAAATGCCCGATGATCCTACTGCGGATCCCGAAGGTGCGATATCTGTATTTGCCAAACCGGGAACAGCCGTCTTTTTCGATCGCAGGCTCTGGCATGCTGCAGGACGGAATAGTTCCGACATCACTCGGAAAGTCCTGTTTTACGGCTACAGTTACCGCTGGCTGCAGCCACGCGATGACATGACGGTGGAACACTATATGGATCGTTCCGACCCAATTCGCCAACAGATTTTGGGTAAAAGCACAGGTGGGCACGGCTTTACATCTCCCAGTGAAAAGGATGTGCCGCTTCGCGCATGGATTCAGGAAAATCTCGGTTCTGACTCGGTTGCGCGCTAA
- a CDS encoding lipoate--protein ligase family protein has translation METIGRLLNMAANPAAMNMAIDEAILLAQQARPNPTLRFYEWSSPAFSFGYFQDIASEVDVAACHADGIELVKRMTGGGTVVHGWELTYTLILPRTAAEMGISEAYGGIGQSLVNAFQTLGVPTQCYAVGSDPCRAVRDRTYEAETNICLTNPAEHDVMSDDKKLAGVSVRRNRNGMMFQGYISLDMPPPFILTRVSKDPEVQQSVREKSTAINIDGRSITRDALIQAVFETFEVGIAFNVGKLSSMEWTQAETLVETKYATAAWNFR, from the coding sequence ATGGAAACAATCGGACGGCTCCTGAATATGGCGGCAAACCCCGCTGCGATGAATATGGCGATTGACGAGGCGATTCTGCTGGCGCAGCAGGCACGACCGAACCCGACGCTGAGGTTTTATGAATGGTCGTCCCCGGCTTTCAGTTTCGGCTATTTTCAGGATATTGCGTCAGAAGTTGACGTGGCGGCGTGCCACGCAGACGGCATCGAACTGGTGAAACGGATGACGGGCGGCGGGACAGTCGTGCATGGATGGGAATTGACGTATACGCTCATTCTTCCACGAACCGCGGCAGAGATGGGTATTTCCGAGGCGTATGGAGGCATTGGGCAATCGCTCGTCAACGCATTTCAGACACTCGGTGTCCCCACGCAGTGTTATGCTGTAGGTAGCGATCCCTGTCGTGCGGTTAGAGACCGGACCTACGAGGCAGAGACGAATATCTGTTTGACGAATCCTGCTGAACACGATGTTATGTCCGACGACAAGAAATTAGCAGGCGTTTCTGTGAGACGGAATCGGAACGGGATGATGTTTCAAGGGTATATCTCATTAGATATGCCGCCTCCGTTTATCCTCACGCGTGTTTCAAAGGATCCGGAGGTTCAACAGAGCGTTCGCGAAAAATCGACAGCGATCAACATAGATGGACGCTCTATAACGAGAGACGCACTCATCCAAGCCGTTTTTGAAACATTTGAAGTCGGAATTGCGTTTAATGTAGGAAAATTGTCTTCGATGGAATGGACACAGGCGGAAACCTTGGTTGAGACCAAGTATGCAACCGCGGCGTGGAATTTTAGATGA
- a CDS encoding TonB-dependent receptor plug domain-containing protein: protein MEAITVETERLKTRPQYTLRGDLLRRMTGSGGDPIRGIARLPSVGTVNDFMGVLSIRGGAPGDNVYYFDRLPLGYPYHLLGIVSVVSSEVIEKVDVHPGGFGAEFGADSQAVIDIHSHPQKLEALGWLDGMLKPSFIYSEGFLSGALSFQEKPAAKAPKETDKKSFFDFSKNILLDDAEVFGRDADETGEKPVSTDQEFLENRALPGEGYWYAFGRLSYLEPFFELASRLVALEDLVREVPRFWSYQLKGVYKLNETHGMVLNAVTAYDASEFRLGSNEVHNSDLRGPLSSENPFDVQGIHFYSRLLPQFRSILSFTRSFTENELAFGEGYYYRTAASVYALRNDFSYTTSSENTDEVVEFGYLVSNTPSTVISEGARRPEEGDPDYEFRIRHKLETVNVIETRNLHRLEGYLQARQHLFTSDVLGTFGMRASYFNLTDNLSLQPRAQLRYRLPWEAFLYLSYGRYAQNPRFDQFVLGVPANTSLEQSLATHYILELRQTLPFGAQVNIAGYYKTLRDLIIYNKDEKQYQNGQAGFVRGFEVSFEQKISDSFDGWVAYAYTVSKRRDFSEKFHRFYTYNSPHVLTVAMRYSAPPDLLLSVPLIDAFDISGKWQYQSGVLYAPLVGRVPFTNFRTKEKKWRPLYGEWTRTAPYHRLDVSLRFGLLGGLEDKGWELGLALEIWNIYNRSNILEVRYSPNFTKEEPISQLPIIPFLAITLEF, encoded by the coding sequence ATGGAAGCGATAACAGTCGAAACGGAGCGATTGAAAACAAGACCTCAATATACACTGCGTGGAGACCTGCTCAGACGCATGACAGGCAGTGGTGGCGATCCGATTCGCGGGATAGCCCGACTTCCGAGCGTCGGGACAGTTAACGATTTCATGGGAGTCCTTTCGATAAGAGGCGGTGCACCGGGGGATAACGTTTACTACTTCGATCGATTGCCGTTAGGATACCCTTATCATCTGCTCGGTATCGTTTCGGTCGTGAGTTCCGAGGTCATTGAAAAGGTTGATGTGCATCCGGGTGGGTTTGGTGCTGAATTTGGAGCGGACTCACAGGCAGTGATTGATATCCATTCCCACCCCCAAAAACTGGAGGCTTTAGGGTGGCTGGATGGCATGCTAAAACCGAGTTTTATCTATTCTGAAGGCTTTCTCAGCGGTGCTTTATCTTTTCAAGAGAAACCGGCAGCCAAGGCTCCGAAGGAAACGGACAAAAAATCTTTTTTTGATTTTTCCAAGAATATCCTGCTCGACGATGCTGAGGTATTCGGCAGAGATGCGGACGAAACAGGCGAAAAACCTGTGAGTACCGACCAGGAATTCTTAGAAAATAGGGCGTTACCCGGGGAAGGTTATTGGTATGCTTTCGGTAGACTCAGTTATCTGGAACCCTTTTTTGAATTGGCATCGAGATTGGTGGCACTTGAGGATCTGGTTCGAGAGGTGCCACGTTTTTGGAGTTATCAGTTAAAGGGTGTTTATAAACTCAACGAAACGCATGGAATGGTGCTGAATGCCGTCACAGCGTATGACGCATCCGAATTCCGATTGGGATCAAATGAAGTCCACAATAGCGATCTCCGGGGCCCTTTAAGCTCCGAAAACCCTTTTGATGTCCAAGGGATCCACTTTTATTCCCGGTTATTGCCCCAATTTAGATCTATCCTGTCATTTACACGTTCGTTTACAGAAAATGAACTCGCTTTTGGTGAAGGATACTACTACCGGACGGCTGCCTCTGTCTACGCACTTCGAAATGATTTCAGTTATACCACCTCCTCAGAGAATACCGATGAAGTTGTAGAATTCGGCTACTTGGTTTCAAATACTCCTTCAACGGTTATTAGTGAGGGTGCGCGTCGCCCTGAAGAAGGCGATCCTGACTATGAATTCCGAATTCGGCATAAACTGGAAACAGTTAATGTCATCGAAACCCGAAACCTTCATCGTTTAGAGGGGTATCTCCAGGCTCGTCAGCACCTGTTCACCTCCGACGTTTTAGGCACCTTCGGCATGCGAGCGAGTTACTTCAATCTCACGGATAACCTATCCCTTCAGCCACGTGCCCAACTCCGTTATCGTCTGCCTTGGGAGGCATTCCTATACCTCAGCTATGGACGTTATGCGCAAAATCCACGATTTGATCAATTTGTGCTGGGTGTCCCCGCAAACACGTCTCTCGAACAGAGTCTTGCGACGCATTACATCCTTGAGTTGAGACAGACGCTCCCCTTCGGTGCGCAAGTGAACATCGCTGGCTATTACAAAACACTGCGAGACCTGATTATTTACAATAAAGATGAAAAGCAGTATCAGAACGGTCAGGCAGGATTTGTGCGTGGGTTTGAAGTTTCTTTTGAACAGAAAATTTCCGACTCCTTTGATGGGTGGGTGGCGTATGCTTACACGGTTTCCAAACGCCGCGATTTTTCCGAAAAATTTCATCGGTTTTACACTTACAATAGTCCGCATGTGCTAACCGTCGCGATGCGTTACAGTGCCCCGCCAGACCTCCTTCTCTCAGTGCCCCTCATCGACGCATTTGATATAAGCGGGAAGTGGCAATACCAGAGCGGGGTCCTCTATGCCCCTTTAGTAGGCCGTGTCCCTTTTACGAACTTTCGGACGAAGGAAAAAAAATGGCGCCCGCTTTACGGAGAATGGACGCGCACCGCGCCGTATCACCGGTTAGACGTGAGTCTCCGATTTGGTTTGTTAGGCGGTTTAGAGGATAAAGGTTGGGAATTAGGGTTGGCACTTGAGATATGGAACATTTATAACCGCAGCAACATCCTTGAAGTTCGCTACAGTCCGAATTTTACAAAAGAGGAACCTATTTCGCAATTGCCGATCATTCCATTCCTGGCAATAACGTTGGAATTCTGA
- a CDS encoding carbohydrate binding family 9 domain-containing protein, with the protein MVPLFLILLLNAVGANGHAESHDYQIKAHRTYESIEIDGDLTEDDWQHAESIDEFVQIEPYEGEVSSQPMEVRILYDTENIYFGFTCFDSEISKLVANEMRRDSRDLHENDTVFLILDTYDDKRSGFFFRMNALGAIQDRAVTNSGDTLNRDWDAVVECKSKINDTYWTSELSIPFSQLRFKQSDQIVWGMNTGRELARNQEEVIWVPVPASYGGMAKYRTANLGRLVGISDVAPSRNLEVLPYILPGVTQINENDAGLETDGKFKMGVDVKYGITSNLTADVTYNTDFAQVEADEEQVNLTRFSLFFPEKRPFFLEGAGLFDFGIPRSSYRRPPPMLLFYSRRIGLAEGNAIPIIFGGKASGKVGSYGVGFLNVLTDEFHDANTEDDPLDVPRTNYSVMRITRDIASGSRIGMIAVNKDEIGDYNRAGGFDFEYRPNDSMDVRGMWSRTFEPGLSGQNNAWYLGSNWRSNRFRLEGSYTDIAEGFNPAVGYVRRTGIRHFRGEVRWVPMPQRFGIRQIWTGPEVNYILNHNNELEEWDISYTNWFEFDSGDYILFNGKRTFERLNDVFDFRDGVEIPIGDYSSNSYHVRLSSSDSRPISTTLGGGIEDFYTGEVRRAYIQTTFKPNGHLSLSAQYQFNQVVDLPEMYFTDGEPRPVYVNLFRGRVDYSFTTGLFAKLFAQWNTDTNVMSTNFLINYIYRSGSDFYFVFNQTYDTNGTTRSRLLDSTVVAKMTYWWNP; encoded by the coding sequence ATGGTTCCGCTATTCCTTATTCTCCTATTGAACGCCGTTGGTGCAAACGGACACGCTGAATCACACGATTACCAGATCAAGGCACACCGGACTTACGAGAGTATTGAGATTGACGGTGATTTAACGGAAGATGATTGGCAACACGCCGAATCGATTGACGAGTTTGTACAGATTGAACCCTATGAAGGCGAAGTCAGCTCCCAACCTATGGAGGTTCGGATCCTCTATGACACCGAGAATATCTACTTCGGTTTTACCTGTTTCGATTCAGAGATATCGAAACTTGTCGCCAATGAGATGCGCCGAGATTCCCGCGACCTGCACGAAAACGACACCGTGTTTTTGATATTGGACACGTATGATGACAAACGGAGCGGTTTCTTTTTCCGTATGAACGCTCTCGGTGCGATACAGGACAGGGCTGTAACGAACAGTGGTGACACGCTCAACAGGGATTGGGACGCTGTTGTAGAATGTAAATCGAAAATCAACGACACGTATTGGACTTCCGAACTGAGTATCCCATTTAGTCAACTGCGTTTCAAGCAGAGCGATCAGATCGTATGGGGGATGAACACCGGTCGCGAACTCGCCCGAAATCAAGAAGAGGTGATATGGGTCCCTGTTCCAGCGTCCTATGGTGGCATGGCGAAGTATCGAACTGCTAACCTTGGGAGACTTGTCGGTATCTCAGACGTTGCCCCCTCTCGGAACTTAGAGGTGCTTCCGTATATCCTTCCGGGTGTGACCCAAATTAATGAAAATGACGCGGGCCTTGAAACGGACGGAAAATTCAAGATGGGTGTCGATGTCAAATACGGCATCACATCAAATCTCACTGCCGATGTCACCTATAACACCGACTTTGCGCAAGTTGAAGCCGACGAAGAACAGGTGAACTTGACCCGATTTAGTCTCTTTTTCCCTGAGAAGCGTCCGTTCTTTTTGGAGGGTGCAGGACTTTTCGATTTTGGGATACCGCGGAGTAGTTATCGGCGTCCGCCCCCGATGCTCCTTTTCTACAGCCGCCGTATTGGACTTGCTGAAGGCAACGCGATCCCGATTATCTTCGGTGGCAAAGCGAGTGGTAAAGTCGGTTCCTACGGCGTAGGGTTCCTTAACGTCCTAACAGATGAATTCCACGATGCCAATACGGAAGATGATCCACTTGACGTTCCGCGGACCAATTACTCTGTGATGCGAATTACGAGGGACATTGCCTCGGGTTCGCGTATCGGTATGATCGCTGTCAATAAAGATGAAATTGGCGACTACAATCGCGCCGGTGGTTTTGACTTTGAATACCGTCCCAACGACAGTATGGATGTCCGAGGTATGTGGTCTCGCACGTTTGAACCGGGCCTCTCTGGACAAAATAATGCATGGTATCTCGGTTCCAACTGGCGGAGCAATCGGTTTCGTCTGGAAGGTTCATATACCGACATTGCTGAGGGTTTCAATCCTGCAGTCGGATATGTGAGACGGACCGGCATTCGTCACTTTCGCGGTGAGGTGCGCTGGGTCCCTATGCCGCAAAGATTCGGAATCCGACAAATTTGGACGGGTCCAGAGGTTAACTACATTCTCAATCACAACAACGAATTGGAAGAGTGGGACATTTCCTACACGAACTGGTTTGAATTTGACTCCGGAGACTATATCCTTTTTAACGGGAAACGCACCTTTGAACGTCTGAACGATGTTTTCGATTTCAGGGATGGCGTGGAGATTCCAATAGGCGACTACTCGTCTAATTCATATCACGTCCGGCTCTCCAGCAGTGATAGCCGTCCGATCAGTACAACGCTCGGCGGCGGTATTGAAGATTTCTATACCGGCGAAGTTCGTAGAGCGTATATACAAACGACCTTCAAGCCGAATGGGCACCTAAGCCTGAGCGCACAATATCAGTTCAATCAGGTAGTGGATCTCCCGGAAATGTATTTTACGGACGGGGAGCCCCGCCCGGTTTACGTCAATCTTTTCAGAGGGAGAGTAGACTATTCCTTCACGACGGGCCTCTTCGCGAAACTATTTGCCCAGTGGAATACCGATACGAATGTTATGTCTACCAATTTCCTCATCAACTACATTTATCGCTCAGGAAGTGATTTCTACTTCGTTTTCAATCAAACGTATGATACGAACGGCACTACGCGATCTCGTTTATTGGATTCGACAGTTGTGGCGAAGATGACCTATTGGTGGAATCCATAA
- a CDS encoding TonB-dependent receptor has protein sequence MKTLFCLLMVFWIPAVAFSETGSIQGTVYNNSTKAALAGAEVLIVEIDTRQTTDENGTFVFSDIPTGTYTLITTVPDTELLQRTPIIVKAEETLSPEIYVETTQYRLEGVEVTGESAPKTVSKKSIQSQEITRLPGTAGDALRALPAIPGIGVANDFSGALYIRGGSDEDNLYYFDRVPVGYPYHFGGLVSSLSSEIIDRIDVYAGGYGAEYGVDSQAVIDIYSQDSSPADLRGKFNLNLLFSEGLLQGRFGEKGYWYAAGRRSYIDLFIGSLSFETGAITAFPRFWDYQLKTGYDFNDKHQFFFNLFASGDRFALKLDGENVDEDFQGNTSFESGFEGGGIHLRSFLTERLTSYLSLTRSKFLFDVNFGASLSLEIDAPDYVLREDIIYELNAKHRLESGLILGFEPGQVSGTFTRIPDEGEADYDIRFEEKVDLDEYVRGYRAEAYLQDRYTVLPFLSVVFGVRFDYFNRINQLSIQPRGSVLVELPNRSEFQFAYGIYNQTPIPPQLSSSIGNPALKSSQASHYILELKRQISQDTEIKMAAYYKNLADLVTADEEAAYLNQGAGYAQGTEIFLRHRRGDRFFGWVSYAYALSKRRDRPDEPYRLYSFDQTHVATLAASYNLTSTWEIGAKWQYRTGNPYTPVEDATLQFDPRNGEPIYVPIYAETNSDRLPPYHRLDLRVSKTYQFGNWKLGAFLELLNAYNRKNLLDYSYSENYTEREDVNQLPIIPYLGITAEF, from the coding sequence ATGAAGACCCTTTTTTGCCTACTTATGGTATTTTGGATTCCCGCAGTCGCCTTTTCCGAAACAGGATCAATTCAAGGCACTGTCTATAACAACAGCACGAAAGCGGCATTAGCAGGGGCAGAAGTTCTCATCGTTGAAATCGACACACGCCAGACAACTGATGAAAATGGGACGTTCGTTTTTAGTGATATCCCCACAGGAACCTATACTTTAATTACCACGGTGCCCGATACTGAGTTGTTGCAACGCACGCCCATTATTGTTAAGGCAGAAGAAACACTGTCACCTGAAATCTATGTCGAAACAACACAGTATCGTCTTGAAGGGGTCGAGGTAACCGGCGAAAGTGCCCCGAAGACCGTCAGTAAAAAAAGCATTCAGTCACAGGAAATTACACGTCTGCCTGGCACAGCCGGTGATGCCCTTCGCGCGCTTCCAGCGATTCCCGGCATTGGTGTCGCCAACGATTTTAGCGGTGCCCTGTATATCCGCGGTGGTTCCGATGAGGATAACCTCTACTATTTCGACCGGGTACCCGTGGGTTACCCGTATCACTTTGGTGGGCTCGTTTCATCCTTGAGTTCCGAAATTATCGATCGGATTGATGTCTACGCTGGCGGCTACGGTGCGGAGTATGGTGTGGATTCTCAAGCCGTGATTGATATCTATTCACAGGACAGCAGTCCAGCAGATTTACGCGGAAAATTTAATCTCAATCTTCTCTTTTCGGAGGGGTTGCTTCAAGGCAGGTTCGGCGAAAAAGGCTATTGGTATGCGGCGGGACGTAGGAGTTACATTGATCTTTTCATCGGATCCCTGTCATTTGAGACGGGAGCAATCACTGCCTTTCCGCGTTTCTGGGATTATCAGTTGAAGACGGGTTACGACTTCAACGACAAGCATCAATTCTTTTTTAATCTTTTTGCTTCCGGCGACCGGTTCGCGCTGAAGTTGGACGGTGAAAATGTAGACGAAGATTTTCAAGGAAACACGAGTTTTGAAAGCGGTTTTGAGGGAGGCGGGATCCATCTCCGTTCCTTCTTGACAGAGCGACTTACCTCTTACTTATCATTGACCCGTTCAAAATTCCTATTTGACGTTAATTTCGGTGCATCACTGTCGCTTGAAATTGATGCGCCAGACTATGTACTTCGCGAAGATATTATTTATGAATTAAATGCGAAACACCGCCTCGAGTCTGGGTTAATCCTTGGATTTGAACCCGGACAGGTCTCTGGCACGTTCACTCGGATCCCTGATGAAGGTGAAGCTGACTACGACATTCGGTTCGAAGAAAAAGTCGACTTAGACGAGTATGTGCGAGGGTATCGCGCTGAAGCCTATTTGCAAGACAGATATACAGTGCTGCCGTTTCTGTCAGTTGTGTTTGGAGTGCGATTTGACTATTTCAATCGCATTAATCAACTATCTATCCAACCGCGCGGCAGTGTGCTTGTGGAACTTCCCAACAGGTCGGAATTCCAATTTGCCTACGGAATTTACAATCAAACTCCGATACCGCCACAGCTCTCCTCTAGCATTGGTAACCCTGCCTTGAAGTCGAGTCAGGCAAGTCATTACATTCTTGAACTCAAACGGCAAATTTCACAAGATACAGAAATTAAAATGGCAGCCTATTACAAAAACCTTGCCGACTTAGTAACTGCGGACGAAGAAGCGGCTTATCTCAATCAAGGTGCCGGTTATGCGCAAGGCACAGAGATTTTCCTGCGCCATCGTCGCGGCGACCGATTTTTTGGATGGGTTTCCTACGCATACGCGCTCTCTAAACGGCGCGACCGTCCTGATGAACCGTATCGCCTCTATTCATTTGATCAGACGCACGTCGCTACGCTCGCTGCGAGTTACAACTTGACCTCTACGTGGGAGATTGGTGCGAAGTGGCAGTACCGGACCGGCAACCCCTATACCCCTGTTGAAGACGCAACCCTCCAATTTGATCCGAGAAACGGAGAACCTATTTATGTCCCCATTTATGCGGAAACCAACTCCGATCGATTGCCTCCGTATCACAGACTCGACCTGCGTGTCAGTAAAACCTACCAATTTGGAAATTGGAAACTCGGAGCCTTCTTGGAACTCCTAAATGCCTATAACCGAAAGAATTTGCTCGATTACAGCTATAGCGAGAACTACACAGAACGCGAAGATGTGAATCAATTGCCTATCATTCCTTATTTGGGGATCACAGCGGAATTTTAG